The following coding sequences are from one Frigoribacterium sp. Leaf415 window:
- a CDS encoding MDR family MFS transporter — MSHREVLTALSGLLMGMLVAILSSTVVSTSLPRIVSDLNGSQTSYTWVITATLLATTVSTPLWGKFSDLTNRKVLLQVALVLFVLASVAAGFSQNTATLITFRVFQGLGAGGLTALVQVVMSDIISPRERGRYMGYLGAVMSVGTIGGPLLGGVLTDSIGWRWNFFVGVPVGIAALIVIQKTLHLPAKPAKKVVIDYWGAGLIAGGVSLLLIWVSLGGKQFEWNSVTSWVMGLGAAVLLVLAVIVEFNSKEPIIPLTLFRNRTFTFAVIASLSVGVAMFGTSVFLGQYMQLARGQSPTMAGILTLPMVLGLLISSMVAGALISKYGKWKPYMIVGSVLLAAGLFLMSTIEYDTNFFVVSVFMAMMGLGIGMVMQNLVLVVQNSVDVSVVGAASSSVAFFRSLGGTIGVSVMGAVLGTKVSGYITDGLTDAGVDPSALGGGGATSIPDLSTVPGPIRTIIESAYGQGVADVFLIAAPLAIITIVFVCLLPNVELGTKTGLQRAAAKTDGPTDGATSAAASEGNDGGAAPVDANAASPVAKGAAATAGLAPAVSSAPATASTPATATAPTSGLSGSPAPVSPVDGGDGVAEAQRRHHSHTTTATGTIDTIIATGAAEVAGHPVPADELAESPVFSSLVEEKDVAADR; from the coding sequence ATGAGCCACCGCGAAGTCCTCACGGCCCTGTCGGGCCTGCTGATGGGCATGCTCGTCGCGATCCTCTCGTCGACCGTCGTGTCGACCTCGCTGCCGCGCATCGTCAGCGACCTGAACGGAAGCCAGACCTCGTACACCTGGGTCATCACCGCGACCCTGCTGGCGACCACCGTGAGCACCCCGCTGTGGGGCAAGTTCAGCGACCTGACGAACCGCAAGGTGCTGCTGCAGGTGGCGCTCGTGCTGTTCGTGCTCGCCTCCGTCGCGGCCGGCTTCTCGCAGAACACCGCGACGCTGATCACCTTCCGCGTCTTCCAGGGTCTCGGCGCCGGCGGCCTCACCGCCCTGGTGCAGGTCGTCATGAGCGACATCATCAGCCCGCGTGAGCGCGGCCGGTACATGGGCTACCTCGGCGCCGTCATGAGCGTCGGCACCATCGGCGGCCCGCTGCTCGGCGGCGTGCTCACCGACAGCATCGGCTGGCGCTGGAACTTCTTCGTCGGCGTGCCCGTCGGCATCGCGGCCCTGATCGTCATCCAGAAGACGCTGCACCTGCCCGCCAAACCCGCGAAGAAGGTCGTCATCGACTACTGGGGTGCCGGGCTGATCGCCGGTGGCGTCTCGCTGCTGCTCATCTGGGTGTCGCTCGGCGGCAAGCAGTTCGAGTGGAACTCGGTCACCAGCTGGGTCATGGGCCTCGGCGCCGCCGTGCTCCTCGTGCTCGCCGTGATCGTCGAGTTCAACAGCAAGGAGCCGATCATCCCGCTCACGCTGTTCCGCAACCGCACCTTCACCTTCGCGGTGATCGCCTCGCTCAGCGTCGGCGTGGCCATGTTCGGCACCAGCGTCTTCCTCGGTCAGTACATGCAGCTGGCCCGCGGCCAGTCGCCGACCATGGCCGGCATCCTGACCCTGCCGATGGTGCTCGGCCTGCTCATCTCGTCGATGGTCGCCGGTGCGCTCATCTCGAAGTACGGCAAGTGGAAGCCCTACATGATCGTCGGGTCCGTCCTGCTCGCCGCCGGGCTCTTCCTCATGTCGACCATCGAGTACGACACGAACTTCTTCGTCGTCTCGGTCTTCATGGCCATGATGGGTCTCGGCATCGGCATGGTGATGCAGAACCTCGTGCTCGTCGTGCAGAACTCGGTCGACGTCAGCGTCGTCGGCGCGGCCTCGTCGAGCGTCGCGTTCTTCCGCAGCCTCGGCGGCACCATCGGCGTCTCGGTCATGGGCGCCGTGCTCGGCACCAAGGTCTCGGGCTACATCACCGACGGCCTGACCGATGCCGGGGTCGACCCCAGCGCCCTGGGTGGTGGCGGCGCCACGAGCATCCCCGACCTCAGCACCGTGCCCGGTCCGATCCGCACGATCATCGAGTCGGCCTACGGGCAGGGCGTCGCCGACGTCTTCCTCATCGCGGCCCCGCTGGCGATCATCACCATCGTGTTCGTCTGCCTGTTGCCGAACGTCGAGCTCGGCACCAAGACCGGCCTCCAGCGCGCGGCGGCGAAGACGGACGGGCCGACCGACGGTGCGACGTCGGCTGCCGCCTCCGAGGGGAACGACGGAGGCGCGGCCCCGGTCGACGCGAACGCCGCGTCCCCGGTCGCCAAGGGAGCAGCGGCCACGGCCGGCCTGGCCCCCGCGGTGTCGAGTGCCCCGGCGACGGCCTCCACGCCCGCCACGGCGACCGCCCCGACCTCGGGCCTCTCCGGTTCGCCCGCGCCGGTCTCGCCCGTCGACGGAGGGGACGGCGTCGCCGAGGCGCAGCGCCGTCACCACAGCCACACGACGACCGCCACCGGTACCATCGACACGATCATCGCGACGGGCGCCGCCGAGGTGGCGGGTCACCCGGTGCCCGCCGACGAACTGGCCGAGAGCCCGGTGTTCTCGTCCCTGGTCGAGGAGAAGGATGTCGCAGCCGACCGTTGA
- a CDS encoding AI-2E family transporter: MGLFRSQEAEVAREDAAVRHSLWADAFGTLATRAVQIIAVLIVAIGVIYVFLSLSLVTLPVLLALIFASAMLPVVAFLRRHKVPSVLATLICLFAVLIILGLVAWLIVWAVESQASSLADSATSGFNKLQDWITTLPFSISDQQIDDVRNAAVDFVTSSQFGSGALAGASAVGSFATGLVLMIVVLFFFLKDGPAIWEFLLRPFKGENYARARRIGDKTVTTLGGYVRGTATVAAVDAIGIGVGLWIVGVPLALPLAVIVFLTAFIPLVGATAAGILAALVALVALGPVQALIVVGIVVVVNQLEGNFLQPVLMGRTLQLHGLVILVALTAGTILGGVVGAVIAVPLMAVVWGITQVWNGEHQPAEMFRQKRPEEVR; encoded by the coding sequence GTCCGGCACTCCCTCTGGGCCGACGCGTTCGGCACGCTCGCGACCCGGGCCGTGCAGATCATCGCCGTGCTCATCGTCGCGATCGGCGTCATCTACGTCTTCCTCAGCCTGAGCCTCGTCACCCTGCCGGTGCTGCTCGCGCTGATCTTCGCGTCGGCCATGCTGCCGGTCGTCGCCTTCCTGCGGCGGCACAAGGTGCCCTCGGTGCTGGCGACCCTGATCTGCCTGTTCGCCGTGCTGATCATCCTCGGGCTCGTCGCCTGGCTGATCGTGTGGGCCGTCGAGAGCCAGGCCAGCTCGCTCGCCGACTCGGCCACCTCGGGCTTCAACAAGCTGCAGGACTGGATCACCACCCTGCCCTTCTCGATCAGCGACCAGCAGATCGACGACGTCCGCAACGCGGCCGTCGACTTCGTCACGAGCTCGCAGTTCGGCTCGGGGGCGCTCGCCGGGGCCTCGGCCGTCGGCAGCTTCGCGACGGGCCTCGTCCTGATGATCGTCGTGCTGTTCTTCTTCCTCAAGGACGGCCCGGCCATCTGGGAGTTCCTGCTCCGCCCGTTCAAGGGTGAGAACTACGCCCGCGCCCGCCGCATCGGCGACAAGACGGTCACCACGCTCGGTGGCTACGTCCGCGGCACGGCGACGGTCGCCGCGGTCGACGCGATCGGCATCGGCGTCGGCCTCTGGATCGTCGGGGTGCCGCTGGCCCTGCCGCTCGCGGTCATCGTGTTCCTCACCGCGTTCATCCCCCTCGTCGGAGCCACGGCCGCGGGCATCCTCGCGGCCCTCGTCGCCCTCGTCGCGCTCGGCCCGGTCCAGGCGCTGATCGTCGTCGGCATCGTGGTCGTCGTCAACCAGCTCGAGGGCAACTTCCTGCAGCCGGTGCTCATGGGCCGCACGTTGCAGTTGCACGGCCTGGTCATCCTGGTCGCCCTGACCGCCGGCACGATCCTCGGCGGCGTCGTCGGGGCCGTCATCGCCGTGCCGCTCATGGCCGTCGTCTGGGGCATCACCCAGGTCTGGAACGGCGAGCACCAGCCGGCCGAGATGTTCCGTCAGAAACGGCCCGAAGAGGTCCGCTGA